The genomic region CCGGTAGACGCCGCCCTTGGCCTCGCTCTTGGCCAGCGAGGAGATGTCGGCACCCTTGATCGACGTACTGGACGTGCCCGACGTGAAGGTCAGGTCGTCGACATTGATCCAGTTGCCCGCGTTCGCGTCACTGTTGACGCTGATCGTGCACTGGTTGTTGCTCACATTGACCGGCACGACGATCCGGATCCACCCACTGGCCGAGACCGGCAGGTCGGTGCGCTGCTCGGCTCCGCCGCAGTTCTTCAGCGCCATGTACGCGGACTTCTGTCCGCCGCCGGAGCGCACCCATGCGGTGAGTTTGTAGGTGCCGTTGGTGAGTCCGGACAGGTACTGGTACGTCTCCACCTTGTAGGCGGTGGAGGACCAGTGGCTGAGGCGGTAGCCGCCGCCGTGGCCGCCGGACTCGGTGAACGAGGCGCCGGTGTCGCCGTACTCGGACCAGCCGCCCGGTGTGGCCGCGCCCGCGCCGTCTGCCTCGAAGCCGCCGTTGGTGAGCGTGCTCGCGGCGTGGGCGGAGGTGGCGGGCAGGGCGGTGAGGGCGAGCCCCGCCGCGAGCGGGAGCAGCAGGGTTCTGAGCGTGCGTCTGGGATGGAACATCGTCGTCCGTCGTCCCTTCGACGTGGGGATTGGGGGTGCCCCTCGCCCGTAGGTGAGGCGAGAGAGCCCCTCCGCCCGCGGCTCGTGGCTCGCGCGGGCGGAGGGAGTCGGTTCAGCCGTCGAGCCGGACGACCCGGACGGCTCCGGCCGGGACCGGCAGCCGGCCCACGGCGCGTTCACCGGTCAGCAGCTCGGTGCCGGGGGCCTCCAGCGGCACCTTGGCGTCCGAGCCGGTGTGGTTGACGGCGAACAGGTAGGTGCCCGACTCGCCGGTGCGGCGGACCACTTCGACGTCCCGGGGCAGGTCGGCGCGCGGGGCGAGCCGCGCGTCCTCGACCGCCCAGCCGAGCAGCGCGTCGAGACCGTCGGCTGCCAGCCGGGTGGAGACGTACCAGGCGGTGCCCTCGCCGCGGCGGTGCCGGGTGACGGCGGGCCGCCCCGCGGTGAGGCCGTCGGCGTACGTCAGGACGGTCTCGGCGCCGCGCGGCACCACGAACTCCGTCCACACGTCGGCGCCCAGCTCGGATCCGTCGGGGCCGCTGACGCGCACCCGTTCGCCGGGCAGCAGCGGCGAGAACTCCTCGACGGTGAGGCCGAGGACGTCCCGCAGCGGGCCCGGGTAGGCGCCCTCGTGGACGGCGTCGTGCTGGTCGACGATGCCGGAGAAGTACGAGACGACCAGCGTGCCGCCGTTCTCGACGTAGGCCGTGAGGTTGTTCCCAGCCGCCTTCGTCATCAGGTACAGGGCCGGTACGACGACAAGGGGATACCTCGACAAGTCGGCTTCCGGGTGGGCGAAGTCGACGGTGAGGTGGCGGTCGTAGAGGGCCTCGTAGAAGGCGTCGGCGCGCTCGCGGGCGTCGTGGTCGACGCTGGGGCGCCAGTCGAGGTTCTGCGCCCACCAGGAGTGCCAGTCCCACAGCACGGCCACGTCGGCTTCGGTGCGGGTGCCGCGGATCTCGCTCAACGCGTCGATGGACGCGCCGAGTTCGACGACCTCGCGCCACACACGGGTGTCGGTTCCGCCGTGCGGGACCATCGCCGAGTGGAACTTCTCGGCGCCGCGGCGGGACTGGCGCCACTGGAAGAACATGGCGCCCTCGGAGCCGCGCGCCACGTGCGTGAGGGAGTTGCGGGCCATCTGGCCGGGGGCCTTGGCGGGGTTGCGGGGCTGCCAGTTGACACCCGAGGTGGAGTGCTCCAGCAGCAGCCAGGGCGCGCCGCCCGCGACGGAGCGGGTGAGGTCGGCGGCCATCGCCAGGTTGACGTGGGTGCGGCGGCCGTCGGTGATGAGGTAGTGGTCGTTGGTGACAATGTCGACCTCGCGGCCCCAGGCCCAGTAGTCGACGGAGTCGCACTGGCTCAGCGCCGTCATGAAGTTGGTGGTGACCGGGACGCCCGGTGAGAGGCGGTGCAGGATGTCCCGCTCCGTCACGAAGTTCTCGCGCATGGTGGCGTCGGCGAACCGCTTGTAGTCCAGCGCCTGGCCGGGGTTGACGGCCGCGGGGGTGAGCCGGGGCGGGTTGATCTGGTCGAAGTCGGTGTAGCGCTGGCCCCAGAAGGCCGTGCCCCAGGCTTCGTTGACCGCGTCGACCGTGCCGTACGTCGTCGCCAGCCAGCGGCGGAAGTGCGCGGCGCACGAGTCGCAGTAGCAGGCCGAGACGGGGACGCCGTACTCGTTGTGCACGTGCCACATCGCCAGGGCCGGGTGGTCGCCGTAGCGTTCGGCGAGCTTCGTGGTGACGGCCGCGGCGGCCACCCGGTAGTCGGCGTTGCTGTGGCAGATCGCCGCGCGGGAGCCGAACTCGTAGCGCACGCCCTCGCGGGTGACCGGCAGGGCGTCGGGGTGGGCCCGGTAGAACCAGACGGGCGGCACGACGGTGGGGGTGCCCAGGTCGACGCGGACGCCGTGCTCGTGCAGCAGGTCCAGGAGCCGGTCGAGCCAGCCGAAGTCGTAACGGCCGGGTGAGGGCTCCAGCAGCGCCCAGGAGAAGATCCCGACACTCACCATGGTGACGCCGGCCTCCCGCATCAGCCGGACGTCCTCCTGCCAGACGCTTTCCGGCCACTGCTCGGGGTTGTAGTCCCCACCGAAGGCGAGCCTGGTGAGGCCCCTGGGGGTGGTCTCCGGCATGGATGGTCTCCCGGTCGATCGATCAAATGGGAACGTGCACACACAGTGAGGCAGTGCAGAGCCCAACATAACCGCACAGCAACAACCATTGACAAGTGTCCGGGATGTTTCTCTACTGTGAACGCTCACAGAAGCATGGCAGGTTCTCGCACCAGGCGAGGACCCCAGGTCAGGGGAGAGATCCATGCCGTACACGAAGCGCCGCCGCCTCGTGACATCCGCCGTCGCCATCGTGCTCGGCGCCACCGCCCTCGCCGCCTGCGGCTCGGGATCCGGGGACAGCGAGACCGAGTCGGGGCCGGTCTCGCTGACGTACTGGACCTGGACCCCCGGCATGGACAAGGTCGTGGACCTGTGGAACAAGGGGCCGGGCAAGAAGGACCGGATCACCGTCACGGTGAAGAAGCAGGCGTCCGGCGACACGCTCGTCACCAAGATCCTGACCGCGCACAAGGCGGGCAAGGCCCCCGACCTGGTGCAGGCCGAGTACCAGGCGCTGCCCACGCTGGTCAGCAACGACGCGCTGGCGGACATATCGAAGACCGTGGGTGACGCGAAGGGCAGGTTCGCCGACGGTGTCTGGCAGCAGACGACGCTGGGCACGGACGCGGTCTACGCGGTCCCGCAGGACATCGGGCCGATGATGTTCTACTACCGCGAGGACCTGTTCAAGGAGTA from Streptomyces chartreusis NRRL 3882 harbors:
- a CDS encoding beta-galactosidase, with protein sequence MPETTPRGLTRLAFGGDYNPEQWPESVWQEDVRLMREAGVTMVSVGIFSWALLEPSPGRYDFGWLDRLLDLLHEHGVRVDLGTPTVVPPVWFYRAHPDALPVTREGVRYEFGSRAAICHSNADYRVAAAAVTTKLAERYGDHPALAMWHVHNEYGVPVSACYCDSCAAHFRRWLATTYGTVDAVNEAWGTAFWGQRYTDFDQINPPRLTPAAVNPGQALDYKRFADATMRENFVTERDILHRLSPGVPVTTNFMTALSQCDSVDYWAWGREVDIVTNDHYLITDGRRTHVNLAMAADLTRSVAGGAPWLLLEHSTSGVNWQPRNPAKAPGQMARNSLTHVARGSEGAMFFQWRQSRRGAEKFHSAMVPHGGTDTRVWREVVELGASIDALSEIRGTRTEADVAVLWDWHSWWAQNLDWRPSVDHDARERADAFYEALYDRHLTVDFAHPEADLSRYPLVVVPALYLMTKAAGNNLTAYVENGGTLVVSYFSGIVDQHDAVHEGAYPGPLRDVLGLTVEEFSPLLPGERVRVSGPDGSELGADVWTEFVVPRGAETVLTYADGLTAGRPAVTRHRRGEGTAWYVSTRLAADGLDALLGWAVEDARLAPRADLPRDVEVVRRTGESGTYLFAVNHTGSDAKVPLEAPGTELLTGERAVGRLPVPAGAVRVVRLDG